One stretch of Sporocytophaga myxococcoides DSM 11118 DNA includes these proteins:
- a CDS encoding BamA/TamA family outer membrane protein — MRFIKTFFLFFLLTQSLIAISSAQDSTIAPRKKRAFLVLPLVINTPETKFGGGALGTVIFKIGKDTSVRSSNVQSFIIYTQRKQIVVESGGGLFFKKENYIVKWFGTYSYFPDRFYGLGNNTPKSNMETYTYRQIYLTSQYMRKIYKKLYGGFDYELQDVISLDYEPGGLFDQENILGRNGGTGSGLGPLIAWDNRNNAFYPTKGAYLQVSYVLFRNIFGSNFKFQTNFFDFRKFIKLGGQNVLALQLFSQITSGDVPVRNLSYIGGPFIMRGYYLGRYRDNNAIAIQSEYRMRVWRRFGAVAFAGLGEVSQQLKDYSINGLKYSLGAGIRFAIVPKESINLRVDFAIGKNSSGFYLYLTEAF; from the coding sequence ATGAGATTTATTAAAACTTTTTTTTTATTCTTCTTACTGACACAGTCTCTTATAGCAATCTCCTCTGCGCAAGACAGCACGATAGCTCCCAGAAAGAAAAGAGCATTCCTTGTACTTCCGCTAGTTATAAATACACCAGAAACAAAGTTTGGAGGAGGGGCACTTGGTACAGTAATTTTTAAGATAGGTAAAGATACTTCTGTAAGGTCTTCAAATGTACAGTCATTCATCATATATACTCAAAGAAAGCAAATTGTTGTAGAGAGTGGCGGAGGATTATTTTTTAAGAAAGAGAACTACATAGTTAAATGGTTTGGAACCTATAGCTACTTCCCCGACAGATTCTATGGTCTTGGTAACAACACTCCTAAAAGTAACATGGAGACATATACCTACAGACAAATATACCTTACATCTCAATACATGAGAAAAATATATAAAAAGTTATATGGTGGATTTGATTATGAATTACAGGATGTGATTAGTCTTGATTATGAACCAGGAGGATTATTTGATCAGGAGAATATATTAGGGAGAAACGGTGGCACAGGTTCCGGCCTTGGCCCTTTGATTGCCTGGGATAATCGGAACAATGCATTTTATCCTACTAAGGGAGCATATCTGCAGGTTTCTTATGTGCTTTTCAGAAATATCTTCGGCAGTAATTTTAAATTTCAAACTAACTTTTTTGATTTCAGAAAATTCATAAAATTAGGTGGTCAGAATGTTCTTGCCTTACAGTTATTTTCGCAAATCACATCTGGTGATGTGCCAGTCAGAAACCTGTCATACATCGGAGGGCCCTTTATTATGAGGGGTTATTATCTGGGTAGATATAGAGACAACAATGCGATTGCAATACAAAGCGAATACCGGATGCGTGTATGGAGAAGGTTCGGTGCTGTTGCTTTTGCAGGATTAGGGGAAGTTAGTCAACAATTGAAAGACTATTCCATTAATGGTTTAAAATACTCATTGGGAGCGGGTATACGCTTTGCCATTGTCCCTAAAGAAAGTATCAATCTCAGGGTAGATTTCGCGATAGGTAAAAACTCCTCAGGCTTTTATCTATATTTAACAGAAGCTTTCTGA
- the pckA gene encoding phosphoenolpyruvate carboxykinase (ATP), which translates to MEQAGLKSLVAGIERIGINKAKNIYWNLSPAELVEHAIRNGEGILTNDAALACDTGRFTGRSPEDKFFVKDELTKDSIHWGDINHPIDGKYFDVIFHKMLDYSEGKELYVRDAFVCADFNYRKSLRVITTKAYHNLFSYNMFMRPELSELQYIDPEYTILCFPDFEANPTTDGVRSKNFSIIDLRRKVILIGGTAYTGEIKKSIFSILNFILPHQHQVLSMHASANIGKDGKVAVFFGLSGTGKTTLSADPDKFLIGDDEHGWDDKGVFNFEGGCYAKVANLNPEAEPEIYGAIKFGSVLENVRCFPYSRDVDYTDTSITQNTRVSYPIEYIPNTVHPSKGGLPANIFFLTADAFGVLPPISRLTPAQAMYHFISGYTAKVAGTEEGINEPKPVFSACFGAPFMPLHPTVYANLLGEKMKKNKVNIWLINTGWTGGVYGTGSRIKLKFTRAMITAALEGKLEQVNFKKEPFFGLMVPDMCPNVPKDILLPYNTWKDKEGYKLTAEKLSDAFIKNFEVFKTYANEEIRAGAPVITT; encoded by the coding sequence ATGGAACAAGCAGGATTGAAGTCATTGGTTGCTGGTATAGAGCGGATTGGTATTAACAAAGCTAAAAATATCTACTGGAATCTTTCTCCGGCAGAACTTGTGGAACATGCAATCCGCAATGGGGAAGGTATACTAACCAATGATGCTGCACTTGCCTGTGATACCGGAAGATTCACCGGAAGAAGCCCCGAAGATAAGTTTTTTGTAAAGGATGAATTAACAAAAGACTCAATTCACTGGGGGGATATTAATCATCCGATCGATGGGAAATACTTTGATGTTATCTTCCATAAAATGCTTGATTATTCTGAAGGGAAAGAATTATATGTTCGGGATGCCTTTGTCTGTGCCGATTTTAATTACAGAAAATCACTCAGAGTAATTACAACAAAAGCATATCATAATCTTTTCAGTTATAATATGTTTATGAGGCCTGAATTATCGGAGCTTCAGTATATAGATCCTGAGTATACTATTTTATGCTTCCCTGATTTTGAAGCCAATCCTACGACTGACGGTGTAAGAAGCAAAAACTTTTCTATAATAGATCTAAGGAGGAAGGTGATTCTTATTGGAGGAACAGCATATACCGGAGAAATCAAAAAATCAATATTTTCAATATTGAATTTTATACTCCCTCATCAGCATCAGGTGCTATCTATGCACGCTTCTGCCAATATAGGAAAAGATGGTAAGGTAGCAGTGTTCTTTGGTCTTTCAGGAACTGGAAAAACAACTTTATCCGCAGATCCTGATAAATTTCTGATTGGTGATGATGAACATGGTTGGGATGACAAAGGGGTGTTTAATTTTGAAGGTGGATGTTATGCTAAAGTTGCTAATCTTAACCCGGAAGCTGAACCTGAAATTTATGGTGCAATAAAGTTTGGATCAGTACTTGAAAATGTAAGATGCTTCCCTTATTCACGAGATGTCGATTACACTGATACAAGCATCACTCAGAATACAAGGGTATCATATCCTATAGAGTATATACCTAATACAGTACACCCATCCAAAGGTGGTTTACCTGCTAATATTTTCTTTCTCACTGCTGATGCCTTTGGAGTATTACCTCCAATATCAAGGCTTACTCCGGCGCAGGCTATGTATCATTTTATATCAGGGTACACTGCAAAGGTTGCTGGCACTGAAGAAGGAATAAATGAACCCAAACCAGTGTTCTCTGCCTGCTTTGGGGCACCGTTTATGCCTTTGCATCCTACTGTATACGCTAATTTGCTCGGCGAAAAGATGAAGAAAAATAAGGTGAATATCTGGCTTATCAACACAGGATGGACTGGAGGTGTTTACGGTACAGGCTCCAGAATAAAACTGAAATTTACAAGAGCTATGATTACAGCGGCACTTGAAGGGAAGCTTGAACAGGTCAATTTTAAAAAAGAACCTTTCTTTGGGTTAATGGTACCTGATATGTGCCCCAATGTGCCTAAAGATATTCTTTTGCCTTATAACACTTGGAAGGATAAGGAAGGTTATAAATTGACTGCAGAGAAATTGTCAGATGCATTTATAAAAAACTTTGAAGTATTTAAAACCTATGCTAATGAAGAGATCCGTGCCGGAGCTCCAGTTATAACAACTTGA